The following are encoded in a window of Falco biarmicus isolate bFalBia1 chromosome 8, bFalBia1.pri, whole genome shotgun sequence genomic DNA:
- the ARL5A gene encoding ADP-ribosylation factor-like protein 5A isoform X2, giving the protein MNEVVHTSPTIGSNVEEIVVNNTRFLMWDIGGQESLRSSWNTYYTNTEFVIVVVDSTDRERISVTKEELYKMLAHEDLKKAGLLIFANKQDVKECMTVAEISQFLKLTSIKDHQWHIQACCALTGEGLCQGLEWMMSRLKIR; this is encoded by the exons ATGAACGAGGTGGTGCATACCTCACCCACCATAGGCAGTAACGTGGAGGAGATCGTGGTGAACAACACGCGCTTTCTCATGTGGGATATTGGAGGGCAGGAGTCTCTCCGGTCCTCGTGGAACACCTACTATACGAACACAGAG TTTGTGATAGTTGTTGTGGACAGCACAGACAGAGAGAGAATTTCTGTGACTAAAGAAGAACTGTATAAAATGTTAGCACACGAG GACTTAAAAAAAGCTGGTTTGCTGATCTTTGCTAACAAGCAAGATGTTAAAGAGTGTATGACAGTAGCTGAAATATCTCAGTTTCTGAAACTGACTTCAATTAAGGATCATCAGTGGCACATTCAGGCCTGCTGTGCTCTAACTGGAGAGGG ACTGTGCCAAGGACTCGAATGGATGATGTCAAGACTTAAGATCAGATGA